From the genome of Setaria viridis chromosome 1, Setaria_viridis_v4.0, whole genome shotgun sequence:
TCTACCTGCAGCTCATCTCTCTTGTAAGCCCATCCGCATTAGCGTTCTGACACATCGCGAAACATTGTTTCAGCTTGCCACTGATGAAAAGGGTGATGAGGCGGAGGAGTTTTTCAAGAGCAGAACCAAGGCGAGCATCGCCAGGACTGTTAAGCAGAGCATCGAGAGAGTGAGGATCAATGCCCAGTGGGTCAAGAGCATCAAGGGCGAGGCCGACCTCAGCAATGTCATCAAGGCGCTCGCTCACAAGAACTGAGGCAAGATGGCCACTTTCCTTTTCTGTGCCCTTGTAGTGTCGACGGGGATGTAAGTTGTCGGATTCAGAAGTGGATTGATAGAATGGATTAATAAAGGGCTACTGATTCGACTTATTGCTTCTTGTCCGCCTTCTGCGTTGATTGCTGCGAACTGTTTTTTTAAGGGGGTATttgggtgctaaaatttagcagtgtcacatcggatgttcggatactaattaggactaaacatgagctaattataaaactaattgcagaatcctgtgctaattcgcgagacgaatctattaagcctaattaatctatcattagcaaatggtcattgtagcaccacattgtcaaattatggactaattaggcttaataaattcgtctcgtgaattagactccatctgtgcaattagttttgtaattagcctatgtttaatactcttaattagtatcaaacatccgatgtgaatTCTAGATGAAATGCGCTGAATGAATCTCGGCTGTTTTTTTAAGTCATTTTGGCGAAAGGCATTCTGTATGCCTTCACAGCAGCTGCATTTCACGCCTGAATTATGGTTTAAATGCGCTGAATGCATCGAGTGTATCCAGAAACCAGAATTGAGGCACAACTCTGGATAGATATGTCAGCCTATTATTTTATGGCCACATATCACTCAAGGAGTGAAGGTTGTCATTTACTCAGAACCCACTTAGGCTTCGTTTGGCAGCTGTGGGGCACAAATCACGTGTGAAACAGATTGATTGGGTGGAACCCCTCCTCCCACCGAATCCCTCCCTGACCGGAGGTTTAACCCCTGGCATATAATTATATCATTTGGGATGGTTTGGATTGACGTGGGTTGACCCATGAGATCGCTATGTACGTACGCCATGCAAGAAAGGAAGCTGTGATTCGATACCTCTACGCCaagaaatatgaaagaaaaaaaggttaAAACTAATGAGAACAAAAATTCAAAAACATAtcacaatttttttaataaaaatcaTAGATAATCAGAAAACTTGAAAACCGCACGTCAAAATGCAATGTGTATGACTCCATTTCAAACAGAAgaaaacttgatctaaacatgATAGCAGAATAGGACAACCTCTCATAGCAGAATGTTCAGACGTAACAGTACAGCTTACATAAAGTTGCAAGCTAGATCGTATATTGGAAAAAATCATAGCTGCCGGTCTTGAAATCAGTACATCTAACCCACTTCTCTAGAGTATGATAGCTTTCACAATCATCTTCCACAGGTTTTCAACTTCAACGTATATCTTTCACAGATTTAAAGTTGAGTACATAGTAACAGAAACATGCATCAGTAGGACCGTCGAATTTACACTATGCTAGTTTTTTTTAGACCATTTACACTATGCTATTTAGGGACCCACCGTACCTCCACAAAACTGCACAGAGAGTCTGTAGGATCAGCGGATTACAGTGCCTAGCTCACTTTTCCCTCCCTCCATTGATAACTTAAAAGGTACATGGCAGGTAATAAGATAATGAGCATTATTTCATCAtcatccttcctcctcttcctaaCTAGATCCTCCACTGTTGAATCCATTTTTCTACAAAATAAATAGTATGTATTTTATAACTAAGAGCATGCACATTTCACATAAGTTTGTGAAGAAAACCAAAAGCAGGAATATATAGAATAGAATAGAAAAGCTCATAGAAAATGGTACCTTGCCACTAATAGCTCAAAAATTAACTTTGAAAACAACATGGGCAGCCACATAACTGTAATTTCTGGTAACATTGGGTGCTTGTGATTTTAATGCTAGAAGTAGAAGCCATGACAACAAAAACTACAGGATGCACAAGCACAACTAGCAATAAATAAAGCTCTTACAATCTGCAGGTAATTCTTCTGGACAGCATGGTGATGAGGACCCCTGGTGCACCCGCTGCCCTGGAATAGAGCAGTATTCAGTTAAAAATAAAGTTGCTAATCTACCTGAAATGCTGGAATTAGAAGAGAACATGTGATCAAGTGGAAGTGCTAGAAGCACCTATTTAGAAGTATTACTAAGAAACCACAAGAAATAAGGTGGAAAAGGAGACAAGCAATATTAGCAAAAGGGATAGGCATCATTGGTCTGACTCTCCATTGTGTTTGTGCTTACGTAACTATAGTTAATATGTTAATGCCATCTTGAATGGGTCTTGAATTAGCTAGTACAGATAAACTTTCAAGACGAGATCCTCATTAGATTTAGGCACAAATCAATTCCTGTTACCGCCATCCAACAAATTTCGTAGTTAAAGAACAGAAGTATCATAGAAACTATGTTCCAATAAATCATATATGATGAATTAAAGATACACATGCCGATTCAAAGGGGACAAATGAGATTAAGCTGATGCGATTAAGCTATAGAATCTTAAAAAAACAACCACACAAGGGATTTTTCTATGAAATGAGTGTGTTTCAATATGTTTGCTCAAGGATAGTTGATCTCAGTACCTATCAGGACTTctcaaattttgttttgcttgcTTGAGCATTGAAATAACTACACAACTATGCAGTACACGAATAAACAGCTACACGAATAGAAATTAGCAAGAACCCTCTCCTGTCTCCTCGCGGATCTAGCACCGCACAGGAACATGGGATTTACCTAccaagaggagagggaggggtgggGGGATATGCACTGAGGAGCTGCCGCAGTCCGAATCAAGGCCGGTGCGGGAGTAGCAGCAGTCAACGCCGCTGCCTGACGAACCCTAACAAGAAAAAAAGGGAATGAGGAGAAGGGGAACGGGAAGGGGATGaagcggaggaggagatggagggagaggagcaggaggaggcgcaCTTGCCCGCTGCCGTCGGGCACGCCGTCAGTGCGGCGAGGGAGAGGTGaccgccccggcggcggcggtgccttTGCTGAAGCAGAGCGCTCGCGAGCGAGTCGTCTCGTTCCCGGTGTGCGGTGGGGAGGCTGGATACACGCGTGGATTGGTGAGGATCGGGTTGGGTTGAATCCAACCCCGCCGCAGCCAAATACAACCTTTTTGGATCAGGAGGGGGAGCTCAACCCGGCGTGAGTCTGCTCCCCTGGGTGGGGGGTGGTTTCGGCCCCAATCCACGCTGAACCCAGGGTTGCCAAACGAAGCCTCAATGACCTGCCTATTATATTAACTATAGATAAGGGGTGCGGTTATACGTTGTCGGAGGTGACAAATCTACGTTTGTCACCTTCTAATTAGCACATCTTTCTTGAGTTTGAGTTAGTGGATCCCCTTTTCAGCCCAATAACGAAAAATGGTATTGACTGGACTGTTTCTGCGTTTCGGTTGTTTCTGCATGACAACTTCTACAAAATCTGTATGCATGCAAGAAACACATAATTGATGACATCATCCCATGAGCATTCAAAACTGGAAttaaaaaactataaatcttaaactaattattcaaattaaattttgattgcatcattaaatttttttataacaAGATCTTGAAAACAAAGACTCACTTGACAATGTTTCaagaatatttttaaaaatatttttagataCGGATTAATTAGTCATGACTACTGCGAATAAATGCTTGAACACTATGAACAAATAACTATTTTATGTGAACAAAACATTAAACATTAAACATGAGGGAAAAATGGTATAATGTGAAAAAaattgagcatcatgaacattTGATTAAAAAGCTGCTACACACATGCAAAAGTGTTAGCAAAATTGTTTGCATGTGATTGATGAAGTCATTCCACATGCAAAGAAAAGTTTCAcactaaaaaattataaatctcAAACGaaacatccaaattaaattccgattgcaccactgtatttttaaaaacaaaaccttcaaaCAAGGCCCCACTTAATTATATTTGAACGAATTTTATTCATCACTATTTTTTaatcattttcaaaaaaatctgAGATATGTACAATTCAAGGAGCAAAACATATATACGcatggaacaaattatatgTACTCAGAGAATAAAAATGTCAACACatggaacaaattatacaaactcacGGAACAAGATAGTTGTACACATAGAACATATTATATTCACTCACGGAACAAAAGATCTATATACCTCGAATAAATTGCAGAACCCATGGAACAAGTATGCATACACttagaacaaattatataaactCACTTAGCAGAAAATTATACGCTATGAACAAAATAATACTGACATATAACATTATTTTCATCtattaaaatagaaaaataatggaagaaaccGTCATGAAactaaaaagataaaaaagaaaatgaaactaTAATAtaccaaatgaaaaaaagataaagaaatagtatacaaataaatagaaaaaagcaccacaagaaacaaaacaaaggagaagaaaataaaataaaattatagtttAACATTGAATTTCTCTTCTAAATAATTTCATCATGGGAAAAGTTGGTTATGTGTTTGTTAATATAAATACAAAGATTTATGATATGAACCATctaaagaaagaagaatatATACATAAGAATTAGAATAATCAAAAAGAaagtgaaaaagaaaataatatatatctagaaaaataattaaaaggGAAAATATTAAAtagaaagaaatagaaaaatgaaccaacacaaagaaagaaaaggccaATTAAGCCTTagcaagaaaataaaataaaccaaGTTAGCCTTAATCAAGGAAATAAAGATATGCGAGAGAATTAGAAGGAattaatgaaaagaaaaaaaagaagatgaaataacTTTGATATAAAGAGTAAAGTATATGCATACCAATTAAaatagaatatatatatatatatatatataagatctagaaataaaaaataaaaacaaatgaatgtggaaagaaaaaaaaaccgaGCCTCCCATGCATGTGTTTGCATGCAGGTGAGGACATGCATGTACTGATCCCCGTGCTAATTAGTAGCACATAGGGCAATCAAACCTCGACTGACTTCTTGATGGCGCATATAAATGCTTCAGGTGACAAGATGTTTTTCATCACATGTGCAATATAATCAGTGACTTGTTTAATATGTTTACCGTAAATGACATGGAAGCCGCATCTCCCACTGTGTAGTAGTGGCCTCGGTGGCGGGTGAAGCGTCGGGCCGTTGCCGAGCACGCGaccgtcgccggccggcggccgcagccATCTCCCCCGCCGCTGCATGCGGGGGAGTGTCGCTTTGGCCTTTCGGAATGCCCGATGCTGGGAGCAGGGGCGTGGGTCCAATGAGCGGCTTCTCCCCGGGCGCGTTCAACGCCGATGGCGGAGCATGCTGGCCGCGCCTATGAACTATGAAGAAGCCGGAGCATGCCGTCAAGCGTCAACGTGTGCGCCGCCTCGCACCGCTCCGCCTCCCTGTAAGCCATCCCCTCCCCTGCAGCCCCCGCTCGCCCCCTTCCCCCGGGGGATTCCCCGGTACGCACATCAACGCCGCGACGCCCAATGTGAGAGGAGGTCGATGATGGATTGGGGTGAGTGGCAAGGGGATAGGTGCGCGATGTTGGACGCTCTCCGAATTGCAGCTCAGAGGGGACTGGTTGGTGCCGAGACCGTGGGGGATTAGGGATTTTGCTTCCATCTTCTCATCAGCGACAAGACGGCCAGGAAAACCTTTGACTCTTTGCTGATCTTGATTCCTTGATTCATCTGGCTTGAACGTAACGCACGAACCTTCTTCAATAGAGTGGACAAGACGGCGACGCTAATGGTACAGATGATTCTCGAAGATGCATATACCTGCGTAGCAGCTCGTTTTCAATGCCTAGCACGTTCGCTGCAGCTCCTCATAACACGGGCATTAACCTGGTAGTTGGGTCGCAAAATGGGGCCAATGTAATCTTCCCTTAATTTTTCATTTGTAAAGCAGGTCATCGTTCCTAGATGACACAGCACAGCCATGTAACCTGCTACTTCTCCTCTTAATAAAATACGTGCCAAGGCACGGTCGTGAAAAAAATATTGCGTTTGTTTGACGATCCACTCTTTTGTTACTAGTTGATTCGATCAATTGTCATAGTACGTGCCTGCTTGATGAGGAGGACTCAAGGGgtcacttgtttttctttttcgtgTTTGTTCTGGTAATTCTGTCGCGTTATTGAGATGGGTTGCGAATCTCATACCTGCCGAACGTTATGCATTGCAAAATGAAACTGGCTGGGGAGGGTGCTTGCGGGTGTCCAGATCTTGCTAGCTTGGCTAGTGGTTGGTCCGTTAGAGTGAAAATGCTCTTATTGTTATCATCATGCAGCCGAGATAGAGGTAAAAgcaagttgaaaaaaaaaatcttcaggAATCGCGTGTGTTTGAAAAGAATGAGGCAAACCATAGATGAAAACTTGAGGCTGATGTTACAGTAAAAGGATATTTGCATTTACCATTTTACATACATGCACACCTTGAGTTTCCCTTTGTATGCTCCCCCTTATCTACACGCTAACAATCTCTTCTGGTTGACCGAAAACTATGTTAGGTCCCATCATCAGATGCTGCTGCCCATGATCATTTCATCATCCGAGTTAAGGATCTGAACAAGCAAAGACAGCAGCGGATTTTTCCAGACCGAGCCCGGAGGCAACCCATGTGTCATCAATCGTCATTACCAAAACTGTAGGGTGCCGAGCTTGAACAGTTTGTGCTCGCACTGCTCACCTGGGCAGCCTCGTACTCGTGCCCAAGATTTCGCAGTCTGTTCAGCTCCGGCAAAATTTCCTTCCCGAGATCTGGCCTATCTTTCTTCCGTAGCTCTGCGCATCGCAACGCGAGCTTTGCGAATTCCATAGCCTCTTCCACCGGCCAGTCGGTCACCATCGGGTCAAGTATCTCCTGGAAGGTTCCTCTCTCTATGGCATTCTCGACGTGATGCGTGAGTCCCATGGGTGATCTTGCCGTGATGATCTGGAGCAGCATGATGCCAAGTGAGTAAATGTCAGACATTGTGGTGAGCATCCCAGTCTGCTGGTACTCGGGGTCGATGTAGCAGAATGTGCCGGCTGTGGATGTCATCCTGTACTGTGTGACATCAGCTGCCGACTGTGGCACCAGCCTTGCAAGCCCGACATCGCTGATCTTGCTGACAAAGTTGTGGTCGAGCAGGATGTTGGCGGGTTTTAGGTCCCGGTGCACAAGTGGTTCTGGCTTCGCCTGGTGGAGGAAGAGAAGTCCAGTTGCAATGTCGGCGGCGATCCTGAAGCGGATGCTCCATGGAATAGGCAATGTTTTGCCTCGTCTGCAGAGCCGGTCCTCCAGGCTTCCATAGTCCATGTATTCGTACACTAGGCAGCCATACTCTGGGCAAGCTCCAAGCAAGAGGACCATATTGGGATGCCGCATGCAGCTTAGTACTTCAATCTGCATTGTCACAAGCATGCGATTTAAAAGGTAAATCCTGCTTTAGGTGTAATACTGCTGTTGCCATTGATACTAATAGGTTAATCATTGACAAGCTACTAATGAGTAATGACTGAAATGGTAAATGAATAATACTAGGAAGATTGGGGTGTCCTGGAAAAGAAATATGCTTCCTGGGTGTGAACAAATTGTTGCAAATAAAGGGAAGGTTGCTGGTGTTTGATGGGGGGTATTTGTAATATCTAGATTATAAATGCTACAGGTGTAGACCGACAACTCCAATAAATTACTTATTTGTTAAAATTCATAATTTCAAGGCTAGAACATTGTTGAAATTGTGTTTACCTCTTGCTGAAATTGTTTACTTATTTGTTAAAATTCATAATTTTCAAGGCTAGAATATGATTCATATTGTGTTTACCTCTTGCTGAAATTGTTTCCTTCCCTGTGATGCGTCTGGTCTTAGAATTTTAATAGCGACATTAGTGTGATCCAGTACTGCTTTATATACGGGTCCATATCCACCTTCTCCTATCTTGAGGGCCTTGTCAAACTTATGAGTTGCAGCTTCTATGTCATCAATCGAGTATCTCCTGTACCGGAGGTCATTTCTGTTCAGTGCATCAGTTGCTTTCTTTCTATCCTCggcctcccgctttgccttccATTCTGCTCTCAATCTCTTCTGTGCCTCAAGCTCTGCAATCTTTTGTGCCGCTTCTGCTGCCTCCAGGGCAGCTCTGCACTTCGCTTTCTCCATTTGAACAAGTGCAAGAGCTTCCTCTTCAGCATTCCTTAGTTCTTGGAACTTTTTGGACTCCTCCACTTTCATCTGGTGCATCTGTGCTGCCTGCAGTAACATCATTGTTTTAATCCAGGAACTACATGGCATTTATACTTAAGGCTAGCAAAGCAGCGTCAAACACACCTTCTGTTTAGCATCAATAGCTTCCTTACATGCAGAGTTATACATCTCCATTGTTTGTTTCAGTTCTAGTCTCAGCCGTCTCATTTCAGTTTCGACATCCTTCTGATTCCATGAGAAAAATTATAAGAGTTTGTGTCATGATATAGTCCCATACTGGGAAGTGAAGCATTTAATGTGCAAATGTCTTATTAACTGCAGTAACCTGATGTGGAcaattgccaaaaaaaaacttgatgcTATAAAGGAACTTACCCCGGCATAACTTAGGCTTTCCATGGACATTGCTGAGGAGAGCTCCATGGAATCAGCAAAGTCTATGGATGGTAACTCCATGCTCATTGGCAAATCAATATCATCTGAAAAGGAGCTACGAGTCACTGAGGGCCTTGGTGGTGCTATAAAATCAATGTAGTCGTCGAAATCCTTCTGGGGTGTTGTCCTAGCTCCAGAAAGTGGCCTATCCCTTGACGGGGCCTTTGCATAGGCAGATAACCGGTCAACTGAATTTCTATTTGCTACCGGAGATGATGTATGAGAAGTCTTCCTCCAGTCCCCTCTTGAAGCTCTGTTCACAAATCAAGATGGTTCTTTCAACAAACCTATTTTCTTGAAACATGGATGTTAACATATTTTAAAGGCAAAGAATGACCTGACTAAGAAAGTCCATGTTATTTCACAATTATAAGAATGAAAGTATTCAGATTACTGTGAATCATATTTCTTTCACGCCTACGCAATTTAACAAATGAAGTGCACTTATCCTCATAGACTTACCTTGAGACATCGGACTCTATGTTTGGTTGGGAGTATTGCTTTGGAGGGAGAGTACTAAAGGGTGCTGGAGCTTTGGCTGCCTTCACCTGGATGGCTTTTGCCTTGTGTATGACATGCACAGTGCAATAATCGGGTGCCATCTTCATCAAGCATGTTGGGACATCTGGATTTCTAAATCTTCTGCGCAGTATAATGATCATGGCTTTTATCAGTATAGGCATCAAGGGGATGTAAACGTGCGCAACCATGGAAGTTGAGTGGAGCACGTAATGTACCTGATGAGTGTGTTCTTAGTTGATGCCCCAACGACAATGTCTGTGATGGCGTTGCTAGTGGCATAATCAATTATTTCTTTGGAGATGTCATTGCCATCCAAGATGACCTCCTTCAGATGCATCTGTGATTTACAGATGGCATTAGCGTAAGTATTTTCTACAGTAATTCCTTCCATTTGGATATTTTGTTCTTCCAGAATTGAATAGCTCCTGTTATTCTAACATTAAAACTTTTGATGCCAAAATTCCATGTTAGGTATTTATCAGTTATTAACTAGCATATAGTTAGGATGATGTTTATGTTCTAGATAAATACTCTTCAGTTATGAACTCAGCCTAACACTTACCACAGTAGTAAAAGGTACTCCctttgttccaaattgtaggtcgttttgacttttctagattcatagatattattatgtatctagatatagtgtatgtctagatgcataataatatctacaaACTTAGAAAAGTCAGACCTACaaattggaatggagggagtagtattcaATTGGCACTTACCCCTTTACGAGCACAATAACCTCTGTATGAGATAAACAGATGTGTTATCTCTGCGTCCCCCTCATCTTTGCCTGCTTCAGCTGCAGCATGGTCATGAAACAAGGAAAGTGTTGATAAATCGAAGTGTGCTTTTTTCCTAGCATATAAAGTTGACTGTTGATATGAGAATAAGTTAAAATTTGCCTCAGTTACAAATGAGAAGAGTCCCTTAAATTGGTTTCATGTAGCGATAAATGCGTATTAATTAGCTTGGTAACAATATACTAGGCTAGTGGATATTGAATGTTCTTCATAAGTGTTGCAAGTACAGCCAATTGAATGAACAATGCAACACACATCATGCTACCAAGGAATATGCACAAATTCTTGTGAAAATTGCTTTGGCAGAATTTAATTCAGACAAAAAAGTAACTAATAATacaaacaaaacttttaggttAGGTTACCATCATTTACAGGCTAACCACTTAATCCTAAAATCGGCTGGTAGGGAATTGATGGTTTTGCATTCTACACCTTATGGCCGTAAATTAGCCTAGTTCAGATGCTGTTTGATGAAGAAAGACAATCAACTTTTACTCTCATATGTTGATGCAGGAAAACTCATACATTTCATATTGAGTGGCTGAAGAAAGTGCCTACCCCTGACATGGACGAGCTGGAGCGTGCTGCCCCTGGACAGGAGCTTATCCACCGCCCATTTCGCCGCCTGCTGGCTGTTCTTGTCCCGGTCGACGGCCACGATGATGGAGCTGTCCCTTGCACCCGCCTCGTGCTCAGCGCTGTGCGAAGACGACACAGAGAAGGGCGAGGCGAACATCTTAAATGGTGCGCACTACTCTATTTCTTCCTCAATGCAACGATCAGCTTCCAATCCAAACGAGAAGCGACGAGCCCCAACAACAGATAGAGAAGAAAGAAGGCTGCAGGAGGCGAaacggaggggagagagagacaaGGGGAATTTTGTCTCTCCTCTCCCGTCGCCCTATTTTGTCCTGCTCGCCCCTAACCTCCCTCCGTTTTTCTGTTGCCATTGAGCCAGCCACCCAAAGCT
Proteins encoded in this window:
- the LOC117847509 gene encoding U-box domain-containing protein 52, encoding MFASPFSVSSSHSAEHEAGARDSSIIVAVDRDKNSQQAAKWAVDKLLSRGSTLQLVHVRAEAGKDEGDAEITHLFISYRGYCARKGMHLKEVILDGNDISKEIIDYATSNAITDIVVGASTKNTLIRRFRNPDVPTCLMKMAPDYCTVHVIHKAKAIQVKAAKAPAPFSTLPPKQYSQPNIESDVSRASRGDWRKTSHTSSPVANRNSVDRLSAYAKAPSRDRPLSGARTTPQKDFDDYIDFIAPPRPSVTRSSFSDDIDLPMSMELPSIDFADSMELSSAMSMESLSYAGKDVETEMRRLRLELKQTMEMYNSACKEAIDAKQKAAQMHQMKVEESKKFQELRNAEEEALALVQMEKAKCRAALEAAEAAQKIAELEAQKRLRAEWKAKREAEDRKKATDALNRNDLRYRRYSIDDIEAATHKFDKALKIGEGGYGPVYKAVLDHTNVAIKILRPDASQGRKQFQQEIEVLSCMRHPNMVLLLGACPEYGCLVYEYMDYGSLEDRLCRRGKTLPIPWSIRFRIAADIATGLLFLHQAKPEPLVHRDLKPANILLDHNFVSKISDVGLARLVPQSAADVTQYRMTSTAGTFCYIDPEYQQTGMLTTMSDIYSLGIMLLQIITARSPMGLTHHVENAIERGTFQEILDPMVTDWPVEEAMEFAKLALRCAELRKKDRPDLGKEILPELNRLRNLGHEYEAAQVSSASTNCSSSAPYSFGNDD